The window CGGTGTGGAGATAAATCCGAGGTTATTAATTTTCGCATACACACAGAGGGAAGAAATCAAACCGATATTCGGTCCTTCCGGTGTTTCGATGGTACACAATCTGCCGTAGTGGGTATAGTGAACGTCACGTACTTCAAAACCTGCACGCTCACGGGAAAGACCACCGGGTCCCAGGGCCGAAAGACGGCGCTTGTGGGTGATTTCTGCGAGCGGATTCGTCTGATCCATGAACTGGCTCAGCTGATTCGTACCGAAGAAGGAGTTAATAACACTACTTAATGTTTTCGCATTGATCAGATCAGCAGGCGTGAACACTTCATTGTCACGAACGTTCATCCGCTCACGAATGGTACGTGCCATACGGGCAAGACCAACACCAAACTGAGAATACAATTGCTCACCGACAGTACGAACACGACGATTACTCAAGTGATCGATATCATCTACAATTGTTTTCGCATTGATCAGTTCAATGAGATATTTAATGATCGCGATGATGTCTTCTTTCGTCAACACCTTCGTATCAATCGCTGTATTTAAATTCAATTTACGGTTCAGTCGGAAACGACCTACTTGTCCGAGGTCATACCGCTTATCGGAGAAAAAGAGCTTGTCGATGATACCACGCGCTGTTTCTTCATCGGGTGGCTCGGCATTTCTCAGCTGACGATAGATATGTTCTACGGCTTCCTTCTCAGAGTTTGAAGTATCTTTCTGAAGGGTGTTGTAGATGATCGCATAATCGTTGGTGTTCGCATCTTCCTTGTGCAGGATAACCGATTTTACACTCGCATCAACGATCATATCGATATGATCATCTTCCAGAATGGTTTCTCTTTCGAGGATCACTTCATTCCTTTCGATGGAAACTACTTCACCGGTATCTTCATCTACGAAGTCTTCCAGCCAGCTCTTCAAAACACGAGCGGCCAGTTTACGACCCACTACTTTTTTGAGACCGGCCTTACTTACTTTCACTTCATCCGCGAGACCAAAAAGCTCGAGGATATCTTTATCCGTTTGATAACCGATTGCACGCAGCAAGGTGGTAACGGGGAATTTCTTTTTTCTGTCGATATACGCATACATCACATTGTTGATGTCTGTCGCAAATTCGATCCATGAACCTTTGAAAGGAATCACACGTGCGGAGTACAATTTAGTACCATTGGCATGACGGCTTTGTCCGAAGAACACACCGGGTGAACGGTGAAGCTGGGAAACCACTACACGCTCTGCACCATTGATCACGAATGTACCTTTCGGTGTCATGTAGGGAATAGTACCGAGGTAAACGTCCTGCACAATTGTTTCAAAATCCTCATGTTCAGGATCTGTACAATAGAGTTTCAGTTTCGCTTTCAGCGGAACGCTGTAAGTCAAGCCACGTTCGATACATTCATCGAGGGCATAACGGGGAGGATCCACGAAATAATCGAGGAACTCCAGCACGAAATTATTTCGGGAGTCGGTGATCGGGAAATTCTCGCTGAACACCTTATAAAGCCCTTCTTCGGTGCGGTTATCAGCTGTTGTTTCCAGCTGGAAGAAATCCTTGAATGATTTCAATTGGATTTCAAGAAAATCAGGGTATTCAATCCTGTGTTTGTTTTTACTGAAATTAACTCGGTTGGTTACTGACTTCTCTGAAGAGAGACTTGTTTTCGTAGTCAAGGCGAAGGAGTTTTAATTGTTAATTAACAACCGTTCGGAACCCTCTTGCGAGGTGTTTAGAAAATGGGAAAGACCTGTTCCACCGAACGGGTGGAACAGGTCTATTAGAAGACTGAGAGTCAATTATTTGACTTCAACTTCCGCTCCTGCATCTGAAAGCTGTTGCTTCAATGCATTGGCTTCGTCTTTAGATACACCTTCTTTTACTGGTTTTGGTGCGCCATCAACGAGGTCTTTTGCTTCTTTCAGTCCAAGACCGGTAAGGTCTTTTACCAATTTCACGATTGCAAGTTTATTTGCACCTGCAGCTTTCAGAATCACATCAAAAGATGTTTTTTCTTCAGCGACTTCGGCACCACCACCTGCTCCGGGAGCAGCAACTGCAACAGCTGCAGCAGCGGGTTCAATACCATATTCGTCTTTCAGGATAGTTGCAAGTTCCTGAACTTCTTTCACTGTAAGATTTACGAGTTGTTCAGCGAATGCTTTCAAATCTGCCATTTTATTGATTTTTTAAGGAGTTACTTGATGATTTTTTTTGATGAATACTTTTGGAATTTTTCCCACGTAGCTGTTATGCCCTTCGGCTTAAGCGGCACGCTCTTCCAGGGTTTTGAGGATACCGGCAATCTTTGCACCCTGACCTTTGAGGCCGGAGATAACAGATTTTGCAGGTGACTGAAGGAGTCCGATAACATCGCCGATGAGTTCGTTTTTGGACTTCAGTGATGCGAGTGCATCGAGCTGATTGTCGCCAACGTAAATTCCACCGTCGATATAAGCGCTCTTCAATGCAGGTTTAGTGGCATCTTTACCGCTTTCTTTGCGGAAATCCTTGATCATTTTAGCAGGAAGACTGGCTGATTCAGATGCCATGATAGCGGATGAACCTTTCAGTGTAGGGATCAACTGGCTGAAATCGCCTTCGATCTTTTCCAATGCTTTTTTAATCAGAGAATTTTTTGCCACCTTCAGCTGCACTTGCTTATTAAAGCAATGACGACGCAGCTTGGAGGTTTTTTCTGAGTTCAGGGTTTCTATATCGGTGATATAAAAATTACTGTATTGACTCAGTGTTCCCACCAATTCATCGATGATCTTGTTTTTTTCTTCTCTTGTCATGTGACGAATTCGTGTTAGATGTTTTACCCGGCAACATTTTTCGCATCAATGCGAATGCCCGGGCTCATCGTACTGCTTAAGGAAATACTTCTGAGGTAAGTTCCTTTTGCGGCAGATGGTTTGAGCTTTACGATGGTCTGAAGCAATTCATGAGCGTTATCGTACAACTTAGCAGCATCGAAAGACACCTTGCCGATAGAGGCATGGATGATTCCGGTTTTATCTACTTTGAAGTCGATTTTACCCGCTTTCACTTCCTTAACCGCTTTGCCGACATCGTTTGTAACGGTACCGGTTTTAGGGTTAGGCATGAGATTTCGGGGGCCCAGGATTTTACCCAGTTTACCCACTTTTGCCATTACGCCTGGCATGGTGATCACGATATCCACATCTGTCCAACCGCCTTCGATTTTCTGGATGTAATCATCAAGACCCACATGGTCAGCGCCGGCATCACGAGCTTCCTGCTCTTTGTCAGGAGTGCACAATACCAACACGCGAACGGTTTTACCGGTTCCGTGTGGCAGGGTAACGATACCACGTACCATTTGATTGGCTTTACGCGGATCTACTCCCAGTCGTACACTCAGGTCAACTGATTCATCAAACTTGGTGAAGGATACTTGCTTCACAAGTTTGGTGGCATCTTGCAGGTTGTAGGCTTTGTCAGCGTCTACTTTCGCATAAGCTACCTTTTGGTTCTTCGTTAACTTAGCCATTTGGTGATTCTGAGTTTATTAATTGTTTTGGTACCGGATCACGGGAAGCAGCTAGCGATTCCCGGTACCGCGATCAGACTTACTACTCCCAGGGAGCGGTTCCTTCTACATTAATACCTGCACTACGTGCCGATCCTGCAATCATTTTCATAGCAGATTCGATAGTGAAGCAGTTCATGTCAACCATTTTCCCTTCGGCAATGGTACGGACCTGATCCCAGGTTACAGTTCCAACTTTTTTACGGTTAGATTCAGCTGAACCTTTTTGAATTTTAGCCACCTCCATCAGCTGTATGAATGCTGGAGGGGTTTTGATGATAAAGTCAAATGACTTATCCGTGTATACAGTGATAATTACCGGCAGTATCTGCCCTGCTTTGTCCTGCGTGCGTCCGTTGAACTGCTTGCAGAACTCCATGATATTAACCCCTTTCGCACCGAGAGCCGGTCCGATTGGTGGTGCAGGATTTGCAGCGCCGCCTTTCACCTGTAATTTGATCAGTGCGCCTATTTCTTTTGCCATTAGTTCTGTTTTTATTACTCGGTACCTATGTCTTAGAGGAGAAGATTCATCAGCGCCGGAGTGGAAGCTAACCGGCAATGACTTCAGACAATCAGTTTACGATTCTTTTTCTACTTGCATGTAACTTAATTCAAGCGGTGTTTTACGCCCGAAGATTTTCACCATCACTTTCAGTTTCTTTTTCTCTTCGTTCACTTCTTCAATCACTCCTGAGAAACTGTTAAAGGGTCCGTCGGTCACTTTCACCGTTTCACCCACTACAAAAGGTATGTTGATTACCTCTTCACTATCGTGGAGTTCATCCACTTTTCCGAGAATTCTGTTCACTTCCGTTTGCCGGAGTGGTGTTGGAGCTTCGCCTTTTGGGCCAAGGAATCCGATTACACCGGTAGTATTTTGAATGATATGTGGAATTTCACCTATCAGATCTGCTTCTATCAATACATAACCCGGAAGATGGGCTCTTTCCTTACTTACTTTTTTACCATCTTTTATCTGGTAAAACTTCTCCATGGGTATGAGCACCTGTGATACATAGTCCTGAAGGCCGGTACGAACAATTTCACTTTCGATATATTGTTTTACCTTTTTCTCCTTTCCGCTGATGGCACGGATGACATACCATTTCTTATTGCCGGTTGTCGTCTCTGTCATGACTTAATGAGTTAAGCGAAGAGATTATAAACAACATTCAATGCTCCCTGGAACAGAAAATCAATAAAGAAAATCACAAAGCCAAATATCAGCGTGGCGACAAGCACCACTATGGCACTACTCTGCAATTCATTCTAGGTAGGCCATGAAACCTTATTCATCAGTTCGTTGTAAGAATCCTGAATATATAATTTGATCTTTTCCATGATGACAATGTGATAAGTAATCTTTACTGTTTTAATGTGCACGGGTGGAGAGACTCGAACTCCCAGCCAATGGTTTTGGAGACCACTACTCTACCAATTGAGCTACACCCGTAATTGATATGGTGTTTATTTATTTTTATCCGCCTTCCGGCTGCTTGCTGCTGGCTACTTGCTTCTTGCTTCTCGCTGCTTGCTTTGGGGCTACCAGCTTCCAGCTACCGGCTACCGGCAGTTTGCTTTGGCAATTGGTTTTCGGCTTTTAGGATTCCGGTTTTGAGAATTGGCTTTCGAAGTTTATGCATTGGGTTTTACACCAAAATTCATTCATTCAACTATTCCTATAAACTTAGAACCTTAAACCTTAAACCTTGGACTTTAAACCCTGAACTTTAAACCTCAAACCTCGAACTTTAAACCTCAAACTTTAAACCTTAAACCTCAAACTTTAAACCTTAAACCTTGAACTTTAAACCTTGAACCTTGAACTTTAAACCTTGAACCTTGAACTTTAAACCTTAAACTTTATAAACAGGTGCGTCCCAACCGTATGGCCGGGACGAACACCTGTCAATTTTATACTCTACTATTCGAGAATTTCAGTTACCTGACCGGCACCAACGGTACGTCCACCTTCGCGGATAGCGAAACGGAGACCTTTATCCATAGCGATCGGTTGAATCAATTCAACAGTGATCGTTACGTTATCGCCCGGCATTACCATCTCACGTCCTTCAGGAAGTGTGATTTCACCGGTTACGTCAGTTGTACGGAAGTAGAATTGAGGGCGGTATTTATTGTGGAAAGGAGTGTGACGACCACCTTCTTCCTTCTTCAATACATAGATTTCCGCTTTGAATTTAGCATGAGGCTTAATAGAACCGGGTTTAGCGATTACCATTCCGCGACGGATATCGGTTTTCTCGATACCACGCAGGAGCAAACCCACGTTATCACCGGCTTCACCACGGTCAAGAATCTTACGGAACATCTCCACACCTGTAACAGTAGAAGTCAATTTCTCCAGATTGCATACCGATGATTTCAACGGAATCATTAGAGTTGATAACACCACGCTCGATACGACCTGTAGCAACAGTACCACGACCTGTGATAGAGAACACGTCCTCGATCGGCATCAGGAATGGTTTGTCAACTTCACGCGGAGGCAGCGGAATGAAAGTATCTACTGCTTCCATGAGTTCCATAATTTTTGGTACCCAATTCGCATCCAGATTCAATCCACCCAAAGCCGAACCACGAATGATAGGTGTATTATCACCATCATAATCATAGAACGAAAGCAGTTCACGGATTTCCATTTCAACGAGGTCTAACAATTCAGGATCGTCAACCGCATCTACTTTGTTCATGAACACCACAATTTTAGGAACACCTACCTGGCGCGCCAGCAGGATATGCTCGCGAGTCTGAGGCATAGGACCGTCAGTTGCAGCAACCACAAGAATGGCTCCATCCATCTGGGCAGCACCTGTAACCATGTTCTTCACGTAGTCGGCGTGACCTGGACAGTCGACGTGCGCATAGTGACGGTTCATGGTCTGATATTCGACGTGTGCAGTATTAATGGTGATACCACGCTCTTTTTCTTCTGGAGCGTTATCGATAGAGGAGAAATCCCTCTTCTCGGCCAAACCTTGCTGTGACAGCACGTTTGTAATTGCAGCAGTAAGAGTGGTCTTACCGTGGTCAACGTGACCAATGGTTCCAATGTTTACGTGTGGCTTGGAACGATCAAATTTCTCTTTAGCCATTTTATGAAGGTGTTATTTATTGTGTTAATGTTAATTTTAATTGAGCCAATGACCAGAATCGAACTGGTGACCTCATCCTTACCATGGATGTGCTCTACCGACTGAGCTACATTGGCGGGTATTAAAGAACGTTGTTGATTCCTTTCCTCGGGGTTAATTTCCTCTGTTCAGGGTTTTATCCGCCTTTCCGACCCGCCGGCAATCTGATTTTTACGGGGCGTGAAGTTACAAATTAATACAATGCCTCAGGCATCACATTTAAATTCTTTTAACTTCTGCTGATTTTCTCCGGCAAACCGGTTATTTCAGCTTTTATCCCTACTCGTTTAGCTTTCGCTGCACTTTTTCTCTTAATTGAGCGGAAGACGAGGCTCGAACTCGCTACCCTCAGCTTGGAAGGCTGATGCTCTACCAAATGAGCTACTTCCGCTTATTTCTGATCCTCTTTTCAAAGCCAATAATCCGGCTTTTCAGGGAGTGTCTCTTCCGCAGATGTGGGGACGGAAGACGAATTTTCTACTTCAAAGAACCTTGTGGGGAGAGAAGGATTCGAACCTTCGAACTCCGAAGAGGACAGATTTACAGTCTGTTGCCGTTGGCCACTTGGCTATCTCCCCGATCATCACAAACACCCCGGACCCTGAGGTGTCCTTTTCACCGGAAGGAGATTTTTCAACTCCACCCAGACGATTCAAACTTGAGCCGATGGAGGGATTCGAACCCCCGACCTACTGATTACAAATCAGTAGCTCTGACCAGCTGAGCTACATCGGCTTGAATATCAATTCACTACAAGACAATCCCCAAAATGGGACTGCAAATTTAGTAAATTCTTTATTTCAAACAAGCGGAAGCACTTAAATTATTGAAAAGAATTGAAAAAAAATGCTTTTTTACTCTTCCCCTGCCTTTCCGGTAAAAGATAGCGGGGATAAAAGTTAAACATGCCCTATTTCAGACCTCTTAATGAAAATTTAAAAGCCCGCTTAAATAAGCAGGCTTTTCGTTTCTATATGGAAAAGGAATCAACTTCCTCTTTGCTTTTCTTTATGCTTTGTAATTTGCTTTCGAAGTGCTTCCACAGCATTATCCGTAGCTTCTTCAAATGTTTTACATTGTTCACGGGCAAACATCGTTTTTCCCGGGGCTGATATTTTAATTTCTGCAATCTTATTGCCTTTATCGTCCGATTTATCCAGTCGCAAGTAGACTTCGCTTTCAATAATCGCTTCATAAAACTGCGTCAGCTTGTCCACTTTTTCTTCTACGAATTGCAGGAGTTTCCGATCGGCAGTAAAATGGATGGATTGAACTTTCACTTTCATAATTTTTAGTTTTTAATGAGTTATGCTTTGGGGAAGGCTTGTTTATAAATTTCCTTCAGTTTTTCTATGGAATTATGGGTGTACACCTGTGTGGCGGCGAGACTACTATGACCAAGAAGTTCTTTAATGGCATTGATATCGGCACCGTGATTGAGCATGGCTGTAGCAAAACTATGCCTTAAAACATGCGGACTTCTTTTTTCACCTGTAGAAACTCGGCTGATGCTGCTTTTCACCAGTCGGTAAACGAATCCGGGATACATTTGGTTACCTTTATTTTCGACGAAGAAATAAGGGTGATCTGTATGGTGTTCGAGCATAAATTTCTGTCGCTCTTCCAGATATTCAGTAAGGATTTGCCTGAAATTATTTGTGATGGGAATTTGTCGGATCTTATTTCTCTTACCCAGCACCGTTATAGTCAAATTATAGAGATTCACATCACTTACTTTTAACCCGATCAATTCAGAGAGACGCACGCCGGTTCTGTAAAAAAAATCCATGATGAGCAGATTTCGCAGATTCTCGAAACCAGCTTCCAGTTGAGCATCTAAGTCGAAAAGCTTTGCCATGCGTGGCTCATCTACATATTCCGGTAATTTCTTCTTTGTTTTAGGAGCCATTACTTTAATCATCGGACTTCGCTCCAGACGACCGGTCTTCACCATAAACCGATAGAATGTCCGCAGAGTGGTAATTTTTCTATTCACAGACCGCGGATCCAGACCAGCTTCCATGAGTGAAACGATCCAGGATCGAATAATAAAATGACTGGATTGAGTGAGGTCGATGAGCTGATATTGGATACCGAGATAATCAGCATATTGCTTTAAATCGTTTTCATAAGCAATGAC of the Bacteroidota bacterium genome contains:
- the rplL gene encoding 50S ribosomal protein L7/L12, translating into MADLKAFAEQLVNLTVKEVQELATILKDEYGIEPAAAAVAVAAPGAGGGAEVAEEKTSFDVILKAAGANKLAIVKLVKDLTGLGLKEAKDLVDGAPKPVKEGVSKDEANALKQQLSDAGAEVEVK
- a CDS encoding 50S ribosomal protein L10, producing MTREEKNKIIDELVGTLSQYSNFYITDIETLNSEKTSKLRRHCFNKQVQLKVAKNSLIKKALEKIEGDFSQLIPTLKGSSAIMASESASLPAKMIKDFRKESGKDATKPALKSAYIDGGIYVGDNQLDALASLKSKNELIGDVIGLLQSPAKSVISGLKGQGAKIAGILKTLEERAA
- a CDS encoding 50S ribosomal protein L1, with the translated sequence MAKLTKNQKVAYAKVDADKAYNLQDATKLVKQVSFTKFDESVDLSVRLGVDPRKANQMVRGIVTLPHGTGKTVRVLVLCTPDKEQEARDAGADHVGLDDYIQKIEGGWTDVDIVITMPGVMAKVGKLGKILGPRNLMPNPKTGTVTNDVGKAVKEVKAGKIDFKVDKTGIIHASIGKVSFDAAKLYDNAHELLQTIVKLKPSAAKGTYLRSISLSSTMSPGIRIDAKNVAG
- the rplK gene encoding 50S ribosomal protein L11, which codes for MAKEIGALIKLQVKGGAANPAPPIGPALGAKGVNIMEFCKQFNGRTQDKAGQILPVIITVYTDKSFDFIIKTPPAFIQLMEVAKIQKGSAESNRKKVGTVTWDQVRTIAEGKMVDMNCFTIESAMKMIAGSARSAGINVEGTAPWE
- the nusG gene encoding transcription termination/antitermination factor NusG, which translates into the protein MTETTTGNKKWYVIRAISGKEKKVKQYIESEIVRTGLQDYVSQVLIPMEKFYQIKDGKKVSKERAHLPGYVLIEADLIGEIPHIIQNTTGVIGFLGPKGEAPTPLRQTEVNRILGKVDELHDSEEVINIPFVVGETVKVTDGPFNSFSGVIEEVNEEKKKLKVMVKIFGRKTPLELSYMQVEKES
- the raiA gene encoding ribosome-associated translation inhibitor RaiA, producing MKVKVQSIHFTADRKLLQFVEEKVDKLTQFYEAIIESEVYLRLDKSDDKGNKIAEIKISAPGKTMFAREQCKTFEEATDNAVEALRKQITKHKEKQRGS
- a CDS encoding tyrosine-type recombinase/integrase produces the protein MTDHERFINYLRFEKRSSEHTVIAYENDLKQYADYLGIQYQLIDLTQSSHFIIRSWIVSLMEAGLDPRSVNRKITTLRTFYRFMVKTGRLERSPMIKVMAPKTKKKLPEYVDEPRMAKLFDLDAQLEAGFENLRNLLIMDFFYRTGVRLSELIGLKVSDVNLYNLTITVLGKRNKIRQIPITNNFRQILTEYLEERQKFMLEHHTDHPYFFVENKGNQMYPGFVYRLVKSSISRVSTGEKRSPHVLRHSFATAMLNHGADINAIKELLGHSSLAATQVYTHNSIEKLKEIYKQAFPKA